Proteins co-encoded in one Megalops cyprinoides isolate fMegCyp1 chromosome 1, fMegCyp1.pri, whole genome shotgun sequence genomic window:
- the LOC118772834 gene encoding arylsulfatase G-like, translated as MAVWLKLLLLSGALLSGLMYYATDHHGSGKKTNVKKPNFIIILADDIGWGDFGLNVPGKSHTPHLDLMAQEGMRFTDFHSPASTCSPSRAAILTGRHGLRNGVTHNFAVGSIGGLPLNETTLAEVLHEAGYYTAMIGKWHLGHHGPYHPSHRGFDYCFGIPYSNDMGCTDSPGFDLPSCQPCDRDTQIHREEHSGCYSKVALPLFENLSIVEQPLNLWTLAEQYTHTAIRIIRNSRRRARPFLLYVALSHMHVPLSPAVPPGPGDPGLVYAASLKEMDSLVGAIKSASDDNDKDNTLIWFTGDNGPWNEKCQFSGSVGPFLGRWQRDRGGCSDKRTTWEGGHRMPTVAYWPGKIPANTTSRALLSGLDIFPTVLSLAGAKAPLHRHYDGLDVTDVLLRGSETGHKSLLHPNSGAAGQFGDLQTVRLGQYKAFYITGGAKACGGGTGKQEVHDPPLIFDLNHDEEESTPLDSGSEEYQAVLEQVQEERAAVLRDIANDHVSRADYTVDPSFAPCCNPSHVTCRCHDGG; from the exons atggctgtttgGCTCAAGTTGCTCTTACTGTCTGGTGCCCTGCTCTCTGGACTGATGTACTATGCCACTGACCATCATGGAAGTGGAAAGAAGACAAACGTGAAGAAGCCAAACTTCATTATCATCCTGGCTGATGACATTGGCTGGGGTGACTTTGGGTTGAACGTGCCCGGAAAGAGTCACACACCCCACCTGGACCTGATGGCCCAAGAAGGAATGCG GTTCACAGATTTCCATTCGCCGGCCTCTACCTGCTCGCCATCCCGCGCTGCAATCCTAACAGGGCGCCATGGCCTGCGAAATGGAGTCACTCACAACTTCGCAGTGGGGTCCATCGGTGGGCTTCCCCTCAATGAAACCACCCTGGCTGAAGTCCTGCATGAGGCAGGCTACTACACAGCCATGATTG GGAAATGGCATCTCGGTCACCATGGCCCATATCATCCAAGCCACAGAG GCTTTGATTACTGCTTTGGGATTCCCTACAGCAATGATATGGGCTGCACAGACTCACCTGGCTTTGACCTCCCAAGCTGTCAACCATGTGATCGTGATACGCAGATACACAG AGAGGAGCATAGCGGGTGTTACTCCAAGGTGGCCTTGCCCTTATTTGAGAATCTGAGCATCGTGGAGCAGCCCCTAAACCTCTGGACCTTGGCGGAgcagtacacacatacagccatcCGAATCATCCGCAACTCGAG AAGAAGAGCCCGGCCTTTCCTGCTGTATGTGGCTCTGTCTCACATGCATGTGCCACTTTCACCCGCTGTGCCTCCCGGCCCAGGAGACCCAGGGCTTGTGTATGCTGCCAGTCTGAAGGAGATGGACAGCCTTGTGGGGGCGATAAAGAGCGCTTCAGATGACAATGATAAGGACAACACCTTAATCTGGTTTACTG GTGACAATGGCCCATGGAACGAGAAATGTCAGTTTTCTGGAAGTGTGGGTCCTTTTTTGGGAaggtggcagagagacagag GTGGATGCTCTGATAAGAGGACCACATGGGAAGGGGGACACCGCATGCCAACAGTGGCATACTGGCCAGGGAAGATACCAGCCAACACTACCAGCCGGGCCCTGCTCAG TGGACTGGATATCTTCCCCACTGTCCTTTCCTTGGCAGGTGCCAAGGCACCATTGCACAGACACTACGATGGGCTGGATGTGACGGATGTTCTACTCCGTGGCTCAGAGACCGGACATAAG AGTCTGCTTCACCCTAACAGTGGTGCAGCAGGGCAGTTTGGGGACCTGCAGACAGTCCGGCTGGGCCAGTACAAGGCTTTCTACATTACAG GTGGTGCAAAAGCCTGTGGAGGTGGAACAGGGAAGCAGGAAGTCCATGACCCCCCTCTCATTTTTGACCTGAATCATGATGAGGAGGAGAGTACTCCCTTGGACAGCGGCAGCGAGGAGTACCAGGCCGTCCTGGAACAAGtgcaggaggagagggcagcagtgcTGCGGGACATAGCAAATGACCATGTGTCCAGGGCCGACTACACTGTGGACCCCTCCTTCGCCCCATGTTGTAACcccagtcatgtgacctgccGTTGCCACGATGGGGGCTGA
- the LOC118772823 gene encoding monocarboxylate transporter 7-like — protein sequence MIGWMFKVKGYLGPNVYPEVPDGGWGWVVAVAFFFVEVFTYGVIKSFGIFLQDLMSHFGESNSRVSWIVSICVFVMTFTAPLSSVMSNRFGYQPVVMLGGFLISFGTITAAFANSVNEMYITIGIISGLGYCLTFLPTVTILSQYFCKRRSLVTAVASTGESFSLFAFAPAFTALKDCIGWRHCLVVIGVLQASIIVCGALLRPIVIKPKPLKEKDSKGPSPKQLETTYMLENEQTRTSLSSEDSGVQSLSTSLNNMAEPGERKSAEKKALMKGACPQTPQKQEVKEEVVPPLAQPKLLDFSVLKDCSFICYSLFGLFATLAFFAPQLYVIELSVSRGIDRDKAAYMLSIMAVTEIFGRLSIGWVLNKKPIRKIYILLICAMLLCLVLVVFTFVTDFWGLSTCCVLYGFLLGTVASTHIPMLAEEDVVGIDRMSSAVGVYVCIQSFAGLAGPPLGGFLVDITQNYGSAFYSCAVGMALGTLFLGFVRPAKTGLCCTKRKCQQQESPTAHCGQNSSEDKEAPEDFLEVDLTLETSPAKQQPDGSVV from the exons ATGATAGGGTGGATGTTTAAAGTGAAGGGTTACCTGGGACCCAACGTATACCCCGAGGTTCCAGATGGAGGCTGGGGCTGGGTGGTGGCTGTGGCCTTCTTTTTCGTGGAGGTGTTCACCTATGGTGTCATCAAGAGTTTTGGCATCTTTCTGCAAGACCTCATGAGCCACTTTGGAGAGAGCAACAGCCGTGTTTCCTGGATCGTCTCCATCTGCGTCTTTGTTATGACCTTCACAG ctcccctctcctctgtgatgAGTAACCGCTTTGGTTACCAGCCAGTCGTCATGCTGGGAGGATTCCTTATCAGTTTTGGCACCATCACAGCTGCCTTCGCCAACTCAGTCAATGAGATGTACATCACCATTGGAATCATCTCAG GCCTGGGGTATTGCCTCACTTTCCTGCCAACTGTTACCATCCTCTCCCAGTACTTCTGCAAGCGGCGCTCCCTTGTCACCGCCGTTGCCTCCACAGGAGAATCGTTCTCCCTATTTGCCTTTGCCCCAG CCTTCACTGCTCTGAAGGATTGCATTGGCTGGAGACATTGCCTGGTGGTGATTGGAGTACTCCAGGCTAGTATCATTGTCTGCGGGGCCCTGCTTCGGCCCATTGTCATAAAGCCCAAGCCTCTGAAGGAGAAGGACTCCAAAGGGCCCTCGCCTAAACAGCTGGAGACCACATACATGCTGGAGAATGAACAAACACGTACTTCTCTCAGCTCTGAAGACTCAGGTGTGCAGTCTCTTTCTACCTCATTGAACAACATGGCTGAGCCGGGAGAACGGAAATCCGCCGAAAAGAAGGCCCTGATGAAGGGGGCATGTCCCCAGACTCCACAGAAGCAGGAAGTGAAAGAGGAGGTAGTACCCCCCTTGGCCCAGCCTAAGCTCTTGGACTTCTCCGTGCTGAAGGACTGCAGCTTTATTTGTTACTCGCTGTTCGGCCTCTTTGCCACGCTGGCCTTCTTCGCCCCACAGTTGTACGTCATCGAGCTGAGTGTGAGCAGGGGTATCGACAGGGACAAGGCAGCTTACATGCTGTCCATCATGGCAGTCACTGAGATCTTTGGACGCCTGTCCATCGGCTGGGTCCTCAACAAGAAGCCCATCCGTAAAATCTATATCCTATTGATCTGTGCGATGCTGCTGTGCCTGGTGTTGGTGGTCTTCACTTTTGTCACAGACTTCTGGGGGCTTAGCACCTGTTGTGTGCTGTATGGCTTCCTGCTGGGCACTGTGGCATCCACACACATCCCCATGCTAGCAGAGGAAGATGTGGTGGGCATAGACAGGATGTCCTCAGCAGTGGGTGTCTATGTCTGCATCCAGAGCTTTGCAGGGTTGGCTGGCCCTCCCTTGGGAG GTTTCTTGGTGGACATCACTCAGAATTATGGGTCTGCATTTTACTCTTGTGCTGTGGGAATGGCCCTGGGGACTCTTTTTCTGGGGTTTGTGCGCCCAGCAAAGACCGGCCTGTGCTGCACAAAGAGGAAATGCCAGCAGCAGGAGAGCCCTACAGCACATTGTGGGCAAAACTCATCTGAAGACAAAGAAGCTCCTGAGGACTTCCTGGAGGTGGACCTCACGCTGGAGACAAGTCCTGCCAAACAACAGCCAGACGGCAGCGTAGTTtga
- the LOC118784534 gene encoding archaemetzincin-2-like isoform X1, with product MQVSLSLSNQMQVIQHPVERLRAALVSNRQDLIDCYQKYSREERRLLEEGLHPDSPLFSPITLHSDSDWISSHPEAPQDFQSFYSNPYRSAPIKGRKTIYIQTIGSFGSAEALTEQYVGWLRDYCEAFYYGLVVKLLDPVTVSATGCAFRVNNSTHNLQIHAGDLLNFLKKRKPRDAFCIVGITMIDLYPKDSWNFVFGQASLTEGMGVFSFARYDDNFYSRCYKGRLQKGKSPKQGDYSVFTGYYTPPITSTLLLRSCKTLTHEIGHIFGIKHCQWLQCVMQGSNHLEESDRRPLDLCPICLRKLQSVLGFKMADRYKALLQWIESGSLSKEQHTSTQTVTNSAKPTQAFEDSRQWLQKCLCILEDEIF from the exons ATGCAGG tgtctctgtccctgtccaATCAGATGCAGGTGATTCAGCACCCAGTGGAGAGACTGCGGGCTGCTCTGGTGTCAAACCGCCAGGACCTGATAGACTGCTACCAGAAATACAGCCGTGAAGAGCGGCGGCTGCTGGAGGAAGGCCTTCATCCAGACAGTCCCCTCTTCAGTCCCATCACCTTGCACTCAGACTCTGACTGGATCTCCTCACACCCTGAGGCGCCCCAGGACTTCCAGAGTTTCTACAGTAACCCCTACCGCAGTGCTCCCATCAAAGGCCGCAAGACGATTTATATCCAGACCATTG GTTCGTTTGGGAGTGCAGAAGCTCTCACAGAGCAGTACGTTGGCTGGCTGCGGGACTACTGTGAGGCCTTTTACTATGGGCTTGTGGTGAAGCTCCTTGACCCTGTGACCGTGTCTGCCACTGGCTGTGCCTTCCGTGtcaacaacagcacacacaatctGCAGATACATGCTG GcgatttattgaattttttgaaGAAGAGAAAGCCCAGAGATGCCTTCTGTATTGTGGGTATAACCATGATCGACCTGTACCCCAAAGACTCCTGGAACTTTGTTTTTGGCCAGGCGTCCCTCACTGAAG GGATGGGAGTCTTCAGTTTTGCAAGATATGATGACAACTTTTACAGCAGGTGTTATAAAGGCCGGCTACAGAAAGGGAAGAGCCCGAAGCAGGGGGATTATTCAGTGTTCACAGGGTACTATACCCCACCCATCACCAGCACCCTGCTGCTGAGGTCCTGCAAG ACCCTTACCCATGAGATTGGCCACATCTTTGGCATTAAACACTGCcagtggctgcagtgtgtgatgcaGGGCTCTAATCACCTAGAGGAGTCGGACCGCAGGCCGCTGGACCTCTGCCCCATCTGTCTGCGTAAGCTGCAGTCTGTCCTCGGCTTCAAGATGGCAGACAGATACAAG GCTTTACTCCAGTGGATTGAGTCAGGGTCACTCAGCAAAGAACAGCATACATCCACACAGACTGTGACCAACTCAGCCAAACCCACCCAGGCATTCGAGGACTCCAGACAATGGCTGCAGAAGTGCCTTTGTATACTGGAGGATGAAATATTTTAG
- the LOC118784534 gene encoding archaemetzincin-2-like isoform X2 has translation MQVIQHPVERLRAALVSNRQDLIDCYQKYSREERRLLEEGLHPDSPLFSPITLHSDSDWISSHPEAPQDFQSFYSNPYRSAPIKGRKTIYIQTIGSFGSAEALTEQYVGWLRDYCEAFYYGLVVKLLDPVTVSATGCAFRVNNSTHNLQIHAGDLLNFLKKRKPRDAFCIVGITMIDLYPKDSWNFVFGQASLTEGMGVFSFARYDDNFYSRCYKGRLQKGKSPKQGDYSVFTGYYTPPITSTLLLRSCKTLTHEIGHIFGIKHCQWLQCVMQGSNHLEESDRRPLDLCPICLRKLQSVLGFKMADRYKALLQWIESGSLSKEQHTSTQTVTNSAKPTQAFEDSRQWLQKCLCILEDEIF, from the exons ATGCAGGTGATTCAGCACCCAGTGGAGAGACTGCGGGCTGCTCTGGTGTCAAACCGCCAGGACCTGATAGACTGCTACCAGAAATACAGCCGTGAAGAGCGGCGGCTGCTGGAGGAAGGCCTTCATCCAGACAGTCCCCTCTTCAGTCCCATCACCTTGCACTCAGACTCTGACTGGATCTCCTCACACCCTGAGGCGCCCCAGGACTTCCAGAGTTTCTACAGTAACCCCTACCGCAGTGCTCCCATCAAAGGCCGCAAGACGATTTATATCCAGACCATTG GTTCGTTTGGGAGTGCAGAAGCTCTCACAGAGCAGTACGTTGGCTGGCTGCGGGACTACTGTGAGGCCTTTTACTATGGGCTTGTGGTGAAGCTCCTTGACCCTGTGACCGTGTCTGCCACTGGCTGTGCCTTCCGTGtcaacaacagcacacacaatctGCAGATACATGCTG GcgatttattgaattttttgaaGAAGAGAAAGCCCAGAGATGCCTTCTGTATTGTGGGTATAACCATGATCGACCTGTACCCCAAAGACTCCTGGAACTTTGTTTTTGGCCAGGCGTCCCTCACTGAAG GGATGGGAGTCTTCAGTTTTGCAAGATATGATGACAACTTTTACAGCAGGTGTTATAAAGGCCGGCTACAGAAAGGGAAGAGCCCGAAGCAGGGGGATTATTCAGTGTTCACAGGGTACTATACCCCACCCATCACCAGCACCCTGCTGCTGAGGTCCTGCAAG ACCCTTACCCATGAGATTGGCCACATCTTTGGCATTAAACACTGCcagtggctgcagtgtgtgatgcaGGGCTCTAATCACCTAGAGGAGTCGGACCGCAGGCCGCTGGACCTCTGCCCCATCTGTCTGCGTAAGCTGCAGTCTGTCCTCGGCTTCAAGATGGCAGACAGATACAAG GCTTTACTCCAGTGGATTGAGTCAGGGTCACTCAGCAAAGAACAGCATACATCCACACAGACTGTGACCAACTCAGCCAAACCCACCCAGGCATTCGAGGACTCCAGACAATGGCTGCAGAAGTGCCTTTGTATACTGGAGGATGAAATATTTTAG